The proteins below are encoded in one region of Amycolatopsis magusensis:
- a CDS encoding serine/threonine-protein kinase, translating into MIAGHYRLVEHIGSGAMGVVWRAIDERLERSVAVKQILAQPGLSEAERINSRQRAMREAKNAARFQHPNAIVVFDIAQHDGDPCLIMEYLPSRSLAAVLAENPTLPLPQVARIGEQVAAALVAAHRAGIVHRDVKPGNILIDDGGTTKITDFGISRAAGDLTLTQTGLIGGTPAYLAPELARGADPSPGSDVFALGATLYHALEGVAPYGNSTNQLALLYKAANGKVEPPRKSGAATALLMSMLQVEPGERPTMPETRERLAALARGEGDSQAATTVSPALGAAGGGRQPMTPAGGNPVSRTPWARNDKTSAAPSAAAVAAAPKPVNPTSSFAPQRPAPAVAQQQTKAVPAGAAPGAAPAPPPALSSGRTPAQQSEAKRKALMLSAGGAAVLVVAVVVFIVLSNGGDGGPDPNAQANTPTAVSQQPPPPESSAPPSSAKPSQQNTTSSGKVEWGPAGQQVIAFYNLPGGAAASWAMLTPAGQADYGSAAAFEQYWSQFKSVGSKGATAYKRENNPDGSVDIKVTVSHSGGSVEKIVRVIAVGGQLLLDTNTKLG; encoded by the coding sequence CTGATCGCAGGGCACTACCGCCTGGTCGAGCACATTGGCAGCGGCGCCATGGGGGTCGTCTGGCGGGCGATCGACGAGCGCCTGGAGCGTTCCGTCGCGGTCAAGCAGATCCTCGCCCAGCCCGGCCTGTCCGAGGCCGAGCGGATCAACAGCCGCCAGCGCGCCATGCGCGAGGCCAAGAACGCGGCCCGCTTCCAGCACCCGAACGCCATCGTGGTCTTCGACATCGCCCAGCACGACGGCGATCCCTGCCTGATCATGGAGTACCTGCCCTCGCGCAGCCTGGCCGCGGTGCTGGCGGAGAACCCGACGCTGCCGCTGCCCCAGGTGGCGCGGATCGGCGAACAGGTGGCCGCGGCGCTGGTGGCCGCGCACCGGGCGGGGATCGTGCACCGCGACGTCAAGCCCGGCAACATCCTGATCGACGACGGCGGCACCACGAAGATCACCGACTTCGGCATCTCCCGCGCCGCCGGTGACCTCACGCTCACCCAGACCGGGCTGATCGGCGGCACGCCCGCCTACCTGGCGCCCGAGCTGGCGCGCGGCGCCGACCCGTCGCCCGGGTCGGACGTGTTCGCGCTCGGCGCCACGCTCTACCACGCGCTGGAGGGCGTCGCGCCCTACGGCAACTCCACGAACCAGCTCGCGCTGCTCTACAAGGCGGCCAACGGCAAGGTCGAGCCACCGCGCAAGTCCGGCGCGGCCACCGCGCTGCTGATGAGCATGCTGCAGGTCGAGCCCGGTGAGCGGCCGACCATGCCCGAGACCCGCGAGCGGCTCGCCGCGCTGGCCAGGGGCGAGGGTGACTCGCAGGCCGCGACCACCGTCTCCCCGGCGCTCGGTGCCGCCGGTGGCGGCCGCCAGCCGATGACCCCCGCCGGGGGCAACCCGGTGTCGCGCACCCCGTGGGCCAGGAACGACAAGACCTCCGCCGCGCCGTCCGCCGCCGCGGTGGCCGCCGCGCCGAAGCCGGTCAACCCGACCTCGTCCTTCGCACCGCAGAGACCGGCCCCGGCGGTGGCCCAGCAGCAGACCAAGGCCGTTCCGGCGGGCGCGGCTCCCGGCGCGGCTCCGGCCCCGCCGCCCGCGCTGAGTTCCGGGCGCACCCCGGCCCAGCAGTCCGAGGCCAAGCGCAAGGCGCTCATGCTCAGCGCCGGCGGTGCCGCGGTGCTGGTCGTCGCGGTGGTCGTGTTCATCGTGCTGTCCAACGGCGGTGACGGCGGCCCCGACCCCAACGCGCAGGCCAACACGCCCACGGCCGTCAGCCAGCAGCCGCCCCCGCCCGAGTCGTCGGCACCGCCCAGCTCGGCCAAGCCGTCGCAGCAGAACACCACCAGTTCCGGCAAGGTGGAATGGGGCCCGGCCGGCCAGCAGGTGATCGCCTTCTACAACCTGCCCGGTGGGGCGGCCGCCTCCTGGGCCATGCTCACCCCGGCCGGGCAGGCCGACTACGGCAGTGCCGCAGCCTTCGAGCAGTACTGGTCGCAGTTCAAGTCGGTCGGCTCCAAGGGCGCCACCGCCTACAAGCGGGAAAACAACCCGGACGGCTCGGTCGACATCAAGGTCACGGTGAGCCACAGCGGCGGCTCGGTCGAGAAGATCGTGCGGGTGATCGCGGTGGGCGGCCAGCTCCTGCTCGACACCAACACCAAGCTCGGCTGA
- a CDS encoding TVP38/TMEM64 family protein produces MTGRTKLLVALVLFAALVVAALVVDVPAPSQLRAWATGAGWVAPVLLLGAYSVLTVAPIPRTSFNVVSGLLLGNVLGIGVALLATVISAALGFGLARLLGREWVAGHLARGRVRALDARLADGGVLAVASLRLIPFVPFAPMSWACGVLSVRFGPYLAGTALGSLPGTVLVVLVGDALTGTTHPALLAAFAGFALIGATGLYRVIRRTNPESIAPDAAVS; encoded by the coding sequence ATGACCGGCCGCACCAAACTCCTCGTCGCGCTCGTGCTGTTCGCGGCGCTGGTGGTGGCCGCGCTCGTGGTCGACGTCCCGGCGCCGTCGCAGCTGCGGGCCTGGGCGACCGGGGCCGGCTGGGTCGCGCCGGTGCTGCTGCTCGGCGCGTACTCGGTGCTGACCGTGGCGCCCATCCCCCGCACCAGCTTCAACGTGGTCTCCGGCCTGCTGCTCGGCAACGTGCTCGGGATCGGCGTGGCGCTGCTCGCCACGGTGATCTCCGCCGCACTGGGGTTCGGCCTGGCCCGGCTGCTGGGCCGCGAGTGGGTCGCCGGGCACCTGGCGCGCGGCCGGGTCCGGGCGCTGGACGCGCGGCTGGCCGACGGCGGCGTGCTCGCGGTCGCCTCGCTGCGGTTGATCCCTTTCGTCCCGTTCGCCCCGATGAGCTGGGCCTGCGGCGTGCTGTCCGTCCGGTTCGGCCCCTACCTGGCGGGCACGGCGCTGGGCAGCCTGCCCGGAACGGTGCTGGTCGTGCTGGTGGGCGACGCCCTCACCGGCACCACACACCCGGCACTGTTGGCTGCCTTCGCGGGCTTCGCGCTCATCGGCGCGACCGGGCTGTACCGCGTGATCCGGCGCACAAATCCGGAATCCATCGCACCCGACGCCGCGGTGTCGTGA
- a CDS encoding amidohydrolase, translating into MDTEFPLVDHHCHGVIRREADRHAFESLLTEAPAPSALGGSLFDSRIGLAVRRWCAPVLDLAAHAPADEYLARRAELGHPEVNRRFLGAAGLSALLVDTGFEPEPLLGPAELGELAGAPAYEIVRLEQVAEQVLAGGVAAGDFAEALRTRLAARTANAVGVKSIAAYRVGLDLAPERPAPAEVTAAAGRFLREGGGRLADEVLHRFLIWCGADLGLPIQFHVGLGDPDVRLRDCDPLLLMPLLRALQPTGVPVLLLHNYPFHREAGYLTQVFGTVFADIGLAAHNLGDRAGTLLVELTELAPFGKVLYSSDAFGLPELYFLAATLFRRALDEVLTGGVGAGSWTRADAGRFRGMVAGENARRVYFPG; encoded by the coding sequence ATGGACACCGAATTCCCGCTGGTCGATCACCATTGCCACGGGGTGATCCGGCGCGAAGCGGACCGGCACGCCTTCGAGTCGCTGCTCACCGAGGCGCCCGCGCCGAGCGCGCTCGGCGGCTCGCTGTTCGATTCACGCATCGGGCTGGCCGTCCGGCGCTGGTGCGCGCCCGTGCTGGACCTGGCCGCGCACGCTCCCGCCGACGAGTACCTCGCGCGACGGGCCGAACTGGGGCACCCGGAGGTCAACCGGCGGTTCCTCGGGGCGGCCGGGTTGAGCGCGCTGCTGGTGGACACCGGTTTCGAGCCGGAACCGCTGCTCGGGCCCGCGGAACTGGGTGAACTGGCCGGTGCGCCCGCGTACGAGATCGTCCGGCTGGAGCAGGTCGCCGAGCAGGTGCTGGCCGGTGGCGTGGCCGCCGGCGACTTCGCCGAGGCGCTTCGGACGCGCCTGGCGGCCCGGACCGCGAATGCCGTCGGCGTGAAGTCCATCGCCGCCTACCGCGTCGGCCTGGATCTGGCACCCGAGCGTCCAGCCCCGGCCGAGGTGACGGCGGCCGCCGGGCGGTTCCTGCGCGAGGGCGGCGGGCGGCTCGCCGACGAGGTGCTGCACCGCTTCCTCATCTGGTGCGGTGCCGACCTGGGCCTGCCCATCCAGTTCCACGTCGGCCTCGGCGACCCCGACGTGCGGCTGCGTGACTGCGACCCGCTGCTGCTCATGCCGTTGCTCCGCGCGTTGCAGCCCACCGGCGTGCCGGTGCTCCTGCTGCACAACTACCCGTTCCACCGGGAGGCGGGCTACCTGACGCAGGTGTTCGGCACGGTGTTCGCCGACATCGGCCTGGCCGCGCACAACCTCGGTGACCGCGCGGGCACACTGCTCGTGGAACTCACCGAGCTGGCGCCGTTCGGCAAGGTGCTCTACTCGTCCGACGCTTTCGGCCTGCCCGAGCTGTACTTCCTCGCCGCGACGCTCTTCCGGCGCGCGCTGGACGAGGTGCTGACGGGCGGGGTCGGGGCCGGGTCGTGGACCAGGGCGGACGCCGGCCGGTTCCGCGGCATGGTGGCCGGGGAGAACGCGCGCCGGGTCTACTTCCCCGGCTGA
- the ligD gene encoding non-homologous end-joining DNA ligase, producing MAKHGDPVEYQVGARTVRVSSPDKVYFPERGITKRQVVEYYLAVGGPLLRAIGERPTTLKRYPDGVTGELFYAKRVPKGAPDWVQSVKITFPSGRTAEEVCPTEPAVFAWAANLGTFDFHPWPVRRPDVDHPDELRIDVDPPEGARFADAVRVAETVREVLADAGLTGYPKTSGGRGVHVLVRIRPEWDFIAVRHAVIALGREVERRIPDLATISWWKEERGDRVFIDYNQAARDRTVASSWSVRGTPRATVSTPLTWDQLAEADPDEFDVLTVPSWLAEHGDAHAGIDGEAFGLETLLEWYDRDERDTGQAEMPYPPDYPKMPGEPKRVQPSKDRDRPR from the coding sequence GTGGCCAAACACGGTGACCCAGTCGAATACCAGGTCGGCGCGCGCACGGTGCGGGTGTCCAGCCCGGACAAGGTGTACTTCCCCGAGCGCGGCATCACCAAGCGGCAGGTGGTGGAGTACTACCTCGCCGTGGGGGGGCCGCTGCTGCGCGCGATCGGCGAACGGCCGACCACGCTCAAGCGCTACCCGGACGGCGTGACCGGCGAGCTGTTCTACGCCAAGCGCGTGCCCAAGGGCGCGCCGGACTGGGTGCAGAGCGTCAAGATCACCTTCCCGTCCGGCCGGACCGCCGAGGAGGTCTGCCCGACCGAGCCCGCGGTGTTCGCCTGGGCGGCGAACCTGGGCACCTTCGACTTCCACCCGTGGCCGGTGCGCCGCCCCGACGTCGACCACCCGGACGAACTGCGCATCGACGTCGACCCGCCGGAAGGGGCGCGGTTCGCCGACGCCGTCCGCGTCGCGGAGACCGTGCGCGAGGTGCTGGCCGACGCCGGGCTGACCGGTTACCCGAAGACCTCCGGCGGCCGCGGGGTGCACGTACTGGTGCGGATCCGGCCCGAATGGGACTTCATCGCCGTGCGGCACGCGGTCATCGCGCTGGGCCGAGAGGTGGAGCGCCGCATCCCCGACCTCGCCACCATCTCGTGGTGGAAGGAGGAACGCGGGGACCGGGTGTTCATCGACTACAACCAGGCCGCGCGGGACCGGACGGTGGCCTCGTCGTGGTCGGTGCGCGGCACCCCGCGGGCGACCGTGTCCACGCCGCTGACCTGGGACCAGCTCGCCGAGGCCGATCCGGACGAGTTCGACGTGCTGACCGTGCCGTCCTGGCTGGCCGAGCACGGGGACGCGCACGCCGGGATCGACGGTGAGGCGTTCGGCCTGGAGACGCTGCTGGAGTGGTACGACCGCGACGAGCGGGACACCGGGCAGGCGGAGATGCCGTACCCGCCGGACTACCCGAAGATGCCCGGCGAGCCGAAGCGCGTGCAGCCGAGCAAGGACCGGGACCGGCCGCGGTGA
- a CDS encoding endonuclease/exonuclease/phosphatase family protein, translated as MSRRAVAWLTVCLLVVAAVPAAAAGGAALRVLTYNIHSGVGLDGRLDLARTARVITDSRADVVGLQEVDVHWGARSGYADQAAELARRTGMRVFFAPIYDKDPEPGRAERRRYGVAVLSRFPIRRAVNHAITRLSTVDTAPAGPMPGFAEAELDVRGRALRFYVTHLDHRPDPGVRTTQVADMLRLLGPGVLAGDLNAGPSAAELQPLFARLPPTSVDGLTFPADHPDRRLDYVLSTLTPVTTRIPADPVASDHRPVHTTLHLPTP; from the coding sequence GTGAGCCGGCGGGCGGTCGCGTGGCTGACGGTGTGCCTCCTGGTGGTGGCCGCGGTACCGGCCGCGGCCGCCGGGGGCGCCGCGCTGCGGGTGCTGACCTACAACATCCACTCGGGCGTCGGCCTGGACGGGCGGCTCGACCTGGCGCGCACCGCGCGGGTGATCACCGACTCGCGGGCGGACGTGGTCGGCCTGCAGGAGGTCGACGTGCACTGGGGGGCGCGCAGCGGGTACGCCGACCAGGCCGCCGAACTGGCGCGGCGCACGGGGATGCGGGTGTTCTTCGCGCCCATCTACGACAAGGACCCCGAGCCGGGCCGCGCCGAGCGGCGGCGCTACGGCGTCGCGGTGCTGAGCCGCTTCCCGATCCGGCGCGCGGTCAACCACGCCATCACCCGCTTGTCCACTGTGGACACCGCCCCGGCCGGTCCGATGCCCGGCTTCGCCGAGGCCGAACTGGACGTGCGGGGCCGGGCGCTGCGGTTCTACGTCACACACCTGGACCACCGGCCGGACCCGGGAGTGCGGACCACCCAGGTCGCCGACATGCTGCGGTTGCTGGGGCCGGGCGTGCTGGCGGGCGACCTGAACGCGGGCCCGTCGGCCGCGGAACTGCAGCCGCTGTTCGCTCGCCTCCCGCCCACCTCCGTCGACGGCCTCACCTTCCCCGCCGACCACCCGGACCGGCGCCTGGACTACGTCCTGAGCACCCTCACCCCGGTCACCACCCGCATCCCCGCCGACCCCGTCGCCTCAGACCACCGTCCCGTCCACACCACCCTCCACCTCCCCACCCCCTAA
- a CDS encoding GNAT family N-acetyltransferase, translating into MASTVIGVRRGTGMWSSDRVIDIRPLRDQPDLAGDLVTLRPLGESHLDGVWGVLHDPETMRLTGTHAEFTRDQVRGYLAGRAGVHDRADYAVVRNTDGGYLGEVVLMDLDEDNRSMNFRIALGGHAFGQGYGTEATRLIVAFGLDTVGLHRIGLEVYDFNPRARRVYEKCGFVREGVLRDALFWEGEWHDAVQMSILESDPRLG; encoded by the coding sequence ATGGCGTCCACGGTAATCGGGGTGCGCCGGGGCACCGGCATGTGGTCCAGTGACCGGGTGATCGACATCCGACCCCTCCGCGACCAGCCGGACCTGGCCGGGGACCTGGTGACCCTTCGGCCGCTGGGCGAGTCGCACCTCGATGGCGTGTGGGGTGTGCTGCACGACCCGGAGACCATGCGCCTGACCGGCACGCACGCCGAGTTCACCCGTGACCAGGTGCGCGGCTACCTGGCGGGCCGGGCCGGGGTACACGATCGGGCGGACTACGCGGTCGTCCGCAACACCGACGGGGGCTACCTCGGCGAGGTCGTGCTGATGGACCTCGACGAGGACAACCGGTCGATGAACTTCCGGATCGCGCTGGGCGGGCACGCCTTCGGCCAGGGGTACGGCACCGAGGCGACCAGGCTGATCGTCGCGTTCGGACTGGACACCGTCGGCCTGCACCGCATCGGCCTGGAGGTCTACGACTTCAACCCGCGTGCCCGGCGGGTCTACGAGAAGTGCGGGTTCGTCCGGGAAGGGGTGCTGCGCGACGCCCTGTTCTGGGAGGGCGAATGGCACGACGCGGTGCAGATGTCCATCCTGGAGAGCGATCCGCGACTAGGTTGA